The Pseudomonas sp. SCB32 DNA window GTGTGGTAACCGAATACGAAGTGCAGCCGGAAGACTTCGGCATCAAGAGCCAGAGCCTGATCGGCCTGACCGTGGACAGCCCACAGCAGTCGCTGGAGCTGATCCGCGATGCCCTTGGCCGGCGCAAGACCGAAGCCGGGCAGAAGGCCGCCGAGTTGATCGTGCTCAACGCCGGCGCCGCGCTCTATGCGGCTGACCTCGCCACCAGCCTGCACGAAGGCATGCAATTGGCCCACGACGCCCTGCACACGGGGCTGGCGCGGGAGAAGATGGAAGAGTTGGCGGCCTTCACCGCCGTTTACCGAGAGGAGAACGCACAGTGAGTGTGCCGACGGTTCTGCAGAAGATCCTGGCCCGCAAGGCCGAAGAAGTCGCCGAACGCCGTACCCGCGTAAGCATCGCCGAGCTGGAGCAGCTGGCGCGTGCCGCCGATGCACCGCGTGGATTCGCCAAGGCCCTGCTCGATCGCGCCAAGCGTCGCGAGCCGGCGGTGATCGCCGAGGTGAAGAAGGCTTCGCCGAGCAAGGGCATCCTGCGTGAGAACTTCGACCCCGCCGACATCGCCCGCAGCTACGAAGAAGGCGGCGCCGCCTGCCTGTCCGTGCTCACCGACATCGACTTCTTCCTCGGTAGCGATGCCTACCTGAAGGCGGCCCGCTCCGCCTGCAAGCTGCCGGTGATCCGCAAGGATTTCCTGATCGACCCGTACCAGGTGGTGGAAGCCCGCGCCATCGGCGCCGACTGCATCCTGCTGATCGTCTCGGCGCTGGATGACGTGCGCATGGCCGAGCTCGCCTCGGTGGCCAAGGACGTTGGTCTGGACGTGCTGGTGGAAGTGCACGACGCCCCGGAACTGGAGCGTGCGCTGAAGACCCTCGACACTCCGCTGGTGGGCATCAACAACCGCAATCTGCACACCTTCGAGGTGAGCCTGGAAACCACCCTCGACCTGCTGCCGGAAATCCCGCGCGACCGCATGGTGATCACCGAGAGCGGCATCCTCAACCGCGCTGACGTCGAGCTGATGGAAGTCAGCGATGTATTCGGCTTCCTGGTGGGCGAGGCCTTCATGCGCGCCGAGGAGCCGGGCACCGAGCTCAAGCGCCTGTTTTTCCCCGAGCAGAGCAAGGTCAAGCTGGGCGTCGATCCGGACTGAGCCTTTCTGTGGACACAAAAAAGCCGGCGATTGCCGGCTTTTATGCATCCACGGGAATCTCAGCGCGTGCCGAAGACCACCATGGTCTTGCCCCTCACATGCACCAGACCCTGTTCTTCCAGGCTCTTGAGCACGCGACCGACCATCTCGCGGGAGCAGCCGACGATGCGACCGATTTCCTGGCGGGTGATCTTGATCTGCATGCCGTCCGGGTGGGTCATGGCGTCCGGCTGTTGGCACAGGTCCAGCAGGGTGCGGGCGACACGGCCGGTCACGTCAAGGAAGGCCAGGTCGCCGACCTTGCGGGTGGTCTTGCGCAAGCGATCGGCCATCTGGCTGCCGAGGGTGAAGAGGATCTCCGGGTCCTGCTGGCTCAACTCGCGGAACTTGGCGTAGCTGATTTCGGCAACTTCGCACTCGGTCTTGGCGCGGATCCAGGCGCTGCGCTCCTGGCCTGTGCTGCCTTCCTTCTCGAAGAGCCCCATCTCTCCGAAGAAATCGCCGGTGTTGAGATAACCGATGATCATCTCGCGGCCATCGTCGTCCTCGATCAGAACGGTTACCGAGCCCTTGATGATGAAGAACAGGCTCTCGCAGCGGTCGCCAGCGTAGATGATGGTGCTCTTGGCAGTGAAGCGGCGGCGGTGACAGTGCGCAAGCAACTTGTCGAGGTTCTTGATTTTGGGTGTGAGGGTAATAGCTACCATGCCCGAGTCCCGGAAAGTAAAAAGAGTGGCCTTTGCACAACAGGCGTCTAATGATTTTTTATTCAGTACGAATGGCGCCGCATATCCCTGGCTGGATCCCCCTCGATCCCCAGAGCGGCAAGATTGCCCCTTGGTGCAATAACTTGCCTGTACGTAATCGGGCAAGAGA harbors:
- the trpC gene encoding indole-3-glycerol phosphate synthase TrpC; this translates as MSVPTVLQKILARKAEEVAERRTRVSIAELEQLARAADAPRGFAKALLDRAKRREPAVIAEVKKASPSKGILRENFDPADIARSYEEGGAACLSVLTDIDFFLGSDAYLKAARSACKLPVIRKDFLIDPYQVVEARAIGADCILLIVSALDDVRMAELASVAKDVGLDVLVEVHDAPELERALKTLDTPLVGINNRNLHTFEVSLETTLDLLPEIPRDRMVITESGILNRADVELMEVSDVFGFLVGEAFMRAEEPGTELKRLFFPEQSKVKLGVDPD
- the crp gene encoding cAMP-activated global transcriptional regulator CRP yields the protein MVAITLTPKIKNLDKLLAHCHRRRFTAKSTIIYAGDRCESLFFIIKGSVTVLIEDDDGREMIIGYLNTGDFFGEMGLFEKEGSTGQERSAWIRAKTECEVAEISYAKFRELSQQDPEILFTLGSQMADRLRKTTRKVGDLAFLDVTGRVARTLLDLCQQPDAMTHPDGMQIKITRQEIGRIVGCSREMVGRVLKSLEEQGLVHVRGKTMVVFGTR